A region of Micromonospora sp. WMMD882 DNA encodes the following proteins:
- a CDS encoding anibiotic ABC transporter, protein MSALTGAGRLARLAVRRDRVRLAVWALGAPALAAGLAASVTGLYAGEQDRLTYASTAAASLVARAFNGPVAGPSLGSVVFAESYLTLAVLTALLSTFAVVRHTRQNEETGRAELLGASAVGRYALLTAALAVTVGANLLAAALIALTLVGGGLPLAGSVATAGAVATVGVSFAGLAAVTAQLSGTSRGANALAAATVGVCFTLRAAGDVFGATTPDGLRVDSAWPSWLSPLGWATLIRPYDGERWWVLLLPAALLAVTVAAAYGLTGRRDLGAGLLATRRGPARASRWLLSPVGLAWRLQRAALLGWAFGVAVLGFGMGLAADEVENMVGENAAAAEVISQLGGGANLVDAYLTAMLGIFALTIGAYVVQAMARTRVEETDGALEAVLATAVSRPRWLAGHLLTAGLGAFALMTLAGAATGLGYATVAGDPAGRAGELVGAALVRFPALLVVAGVVVALFGLAPRQATSASWATLIVFLLLGQLGAVLDLPQALLDVSPYTHVPALPSADLAVLPLAALTGVAALLLAAGLVGFRRRDLTP, encoded by the coding sequence GTGAGCGCCCTCACCGGCGCGGGCCGACTGGCCCGCCTCGCGGTCCGCCGGGACCGGGTCCGGTTGGCGGTCTGGGCGCTCGGCGCGCCGGCGCTGGCCGCCGGCCTCGCGGCCAGCGTCACCGGCCTCTACGCGGGCGAGCAGGACCGCCTCACCTACGCGAGCACCGCCGCCGCCAGCCTGGTCGCCCGGGCGTTCAACGGACCGGTCGCCGGGCCGAGCCTGGGCTCGGTGGTGTTCGCCGAGTCGTACCTCACCCTGGCCGTCCTTACCGCGCTGCTGAGCACGTTCGCCGTGGTGCGGCACACCCGGCAGAACGAGGAGACCGGCCGGGCCGAGCTCCTCGGCGCCTCCGCGGTCGGCCGGTACGCGCTGCTCACCGCCGCGCTCGCGGTGACCGTCGGGGCCAACCTGCTCGCCGCGGCGTTGATCGCCCTGACCCTGGTCGGCGGCGGGCTCCCGCTCGCCGGCTCGGTCGCCACCGCCGGCGCGGTAGCCACCGTCGGGGTCTCCTTCGCCGGGCTCGCCGCGGTCACCGCGCAGCTCTCCGGCACGTCCCGGGGCGCGAACGCCCTCGCCGCGGCGACCGTCGGGGTCTGCTTCACGCTCCGGGCCGCCGGGGACGTGTTCGGTGCGACCACCCCGGACGGCCTGCGGGTGGACAGCGCATGGCCGTCCTGGCTCTCCCCGCTCGGCTGGGCCACCCTGATCCGCCCGTACGACGGGGAACGCTGGTGGGTGCTCCTGCTGCCCGCCGCCCTGCTGGCGGTGACCGTGGCGGCGGCGTACGGGCTGACCGGCCGGCGGGACCTCGGCGCCGGCCTGCTCGCCACCCGGCGTGGCCCGGCCCGGGCGTCCCGGTGGCTGCTCAGCCCGGTCGGGCTGGCCTGGCGGCTGCAACGTGCCGCCCTGCTCGGCTGGGCGTTCGGGGTGGCGGTGCTCGGGTTCGGCATGGGGCTCGCCGCCGACGAGGTCGAGAACATGGTGGGGGAGAACGCCGCGGCGGCGGAGGTGATCAGCCAGCTCGGCGGCGGGGCGAACCTGGTCGACGCCTACCTGACCGCGATGCTCGGGATCTTCGCGCTGACCATCGGCGCGTACGTCGTGCAGGCGATGGCGCGCACCCGGGTCGAGGAGACCGACGGCGCCCTGGAGGCGGTGCTCGCCACGGCGGTGAGCCGCCCCCGCTGGCTGGCCGGCCACCTGCTCACCGCCGGGCTCGGCGCGTTCGCCCTGATGACGCTGGCCGGGGCGGCCACCGGGCTCGGGTACGCCACGGTCGCCGGGGACCCGGCCGGCCGCGCCGGAGAGCTGGTCGGGGCGGCGCTGGTCCGGTTCCCGGCCCTGCTGGTGGTGGCCGGGGTGGTGGTGGCGCTGTTCGGGCTGGCGCCCCGCCAGGCGACGTCGGCGTCCTGGGCGACGCTGATCGTGTTCCTGCTGCTCGGGCAGCTCGGCGCGGTGCTGGACCTGCCGCAGGCGCTGCTGGACGTCTCGCCGTACACGCACGTGCCGGCGCTGCCGTCGGCGGACCTCGCCGTGCTGCCGCTGGCGGCGCTGACCGGCGTGGCGGCG
- a CDS encoding ABC transporter ATP-binding protein has product MTVISVHDLVKTFGSSTRALDGLDLHVAAGEVHGFLGPNGSGKSTTIRVLLGLLRRDSGEVRLLDADPWRDAVALHRRLAYVPGDVNLWPNLSGGEAIDLLGSLRGGLDHRRRDALLDRFDLDPTKKCRTYSKGNRQKVAIVAAFATTVDLYVLDEPTSGLDPLMEAVFQDEVRRIRNDGGTVLLSSHVLAEVEALCDRVSIIREGRTVESGTLAELRHLTRTSITAQTDRPVTGLAALPGTHAVREVDGRIHLEVEPAHLDDVLGHLVRFGVRALTSAPPTLEELFLRHYGDRSAAAPLSAGQR; this is encoded by the coding sequence ATGACCGTCATCTCGGTCCACGACCTGGTCAAGACCTTCGGCAGCAGCACCCGGGCCCTGGACGGGCTCGACCTGCACGTGGCGGCCGGGGAGGTGCACGGTTTCCTCGGCCCCAACGGCTCCGGCAAGTCCACCACCATCCGCGTCCTGCTCGGCCTGCTGCGCCGGGACTCCGGCGAGGTCCGGCTGCTCGACGCCGACCCGTGGCGGGACGCGGTCGCGCTGCACCGCCGCCTCGCGTACGTGCCCGGCGACGTCAACCTCTGGCCCAACCTCTCCGGCGGCGAAGCCATCGACCTGCTCGGCAGCCTGCGCGGTGGGCTGGACCACCGCCGCCGCGACGCGCTGCTCGACCGGTTCGACCTCGACCCGACCAAGAAGTGCCGCACCTACTCCAAGGGCAACCGGCAGAAGGTGGCGATCGTCGCGGCGTTCGCCACCACCGTGGACCTGTACGTGCTCGACGAGCCGACCTCCGGCCTCGACCCGCTGATGGAGGCGGTGTTCCAGGACGAGGTCCGGCGGATCAGGAACGACGGCGGCACCGTGCTGCTCTCCAGCCACGTGCTCGCCGAGGTCGAGGCCCTCTGCGACCGGGTCAGCATCATCCGCGAGGGCCGCACCGTCGAGTCCGGCACCCTCGCCGAGCTGCGCCACCTCACCCGTACCTCGATCACCGCGCAGACCGACCGCCCGGTGACCGGGCTGGCCGCCCTGCCCGGCACGCACGCCGTCCGGGAGGTCGACGGCCGGATCCACCTGGAGGTCGAGCCCGCCCACCTGGACGACGTGCTCGGGCACCTGGTGCGGTTCGGCGTACGGGCGCTGACCAGCGCGCCGCCCACCCTCGAAGAGCTGTTCCTGCGGCACTACGGTGACCGCTCCGCCGCCGCGCCGCTGTCGGCGGGGCAGCGGTGA
- a CDS encoding TetR family transcriptional regulator, whose product MDESPPGDTRARILRTALDLFSAHGYQRTTLQEIADRLRLTKAAILYHFPSKQHILDDLIEPLLAGLERTVDTAGRLPPERARWAILEGWVDVLLTHRRPLGMLFHDIAMIARGPTYQRLIRISLHANEVVAGPDADRRGQVRAGQAIAMCSDPVLFFQHVPPETLRADILDGVRRLFDGPADPADPADPEAATTRAPRRAGRPRALSSGQVAAARRMHAAGSHSVEEIAASLGVSRATVYRHLSR is encoded by the coding sequence GTGGACGAGTCACCTCCCGGCGACACCCGGGCCAGGATCCTGCGCACCGCGCTGGACCTCTTCTCCGCGCACGGCTACCAGCGCACCACGTTGCAGGAGATCGCCGACCGGCTGCGGTTGACCAAGGCGGCCATCCTCTACCACTTCCCGAGCAAGCAGCACATCCTCGACGACCTGATCGAGCCGCTGCTGGCCGGCCTGGAGCGCACGGTGGACACCGCCGGGCGGCTCCCGCCGGAGCGGGCCCGGTGGGCAATCCTGGAGGGCTGGGTGGACGTGCTGCTCACCCACCGCCGGCCCCTCGGCATGCTCTTCCACGACATCGCGATGATCGCCCGGGGGCCGACGTACCAACGGCTCATCCGGATCTCGCTGCATGCCAACGAGGTGGTCGCCGGCCCGGACGCCGACCGGCGCGGGCAGGTGCGGGCCGGGCAGGCCATCGCCATGTGCTCCGACCCGGTGCTGTTCTTCCAGCACGTGCCACCGGAGACGCTGCGGGCCGACATCCTCGACGGGGTGCGCCGGCTGTTCGACGGACCGGCCGACCCGGCCGACCCGGCCGACCCGGAGGCGGCGACGACCCGGGCGCCCCGCCGGGCCGGCCGCCCCCGCGCCCTGAGCAGCGGCCAGGTGGCCGCCGCCCGCCGGATGCACGCGGCCGGATCGCACTCGGTCGAGGAGATCGCGGCCTCGCTCGGCGTCTCCCGGGCCACCGTCTACCGGCACCTGAGCCGTTGA
- a CDS encoding glycosyltransferase 87 family protein — MRSRAAVALWSVFGVTALVSAALVLRRPAAERLSDLHIYYGAVRQLQAGGGLYSYVAENGGPFTYPPFAAILLGPVGLLSETTVQFGWLTATGAAVVVIAVALGRTGVFPAHRRQVAVAATACVLLLSAPVQSNLRFGQVSIFLVALAFVDGLALTPARVRGALIGLAAAVKLTPLIFVVYLLVAGRWRDAARSVAVFVGCALAAAVALPAESRTFWTAAMFDTSRIGNLASLGNHSVHGMLLRLGVPADTLPLLWATLVAVVCGVALLRARQLCHDGRSTHAVVLVGCASVAASPVSWTHHQIWPVLAAMLLVGARGVAQRVAGGGLLAVLVLSLGVLLSRVSPTPGAQFVFENARTVGTVALCLVGFGGVAVAAAGALPASRRRGSARAVVAVVAALTVVAVQPLPAGADPTFKAYTGADLDNPRYFFVCRSEPQCGALGAAARPIVFGLATERTKVRVNGVVDGSVARLEYRSAPGGPPRAVPLVEAYPGQRLFSFRSATLSYGRLVAYDAGGAPIATYTEFRSG, encoded by the coding sequence ATGCGGAGTCGCGCGGCGGTGGCGCTGTGGTCGGTCTTCGGCGTCACGGCGCTCGTGTCGGCGGCGCTCGTGCTGCGCCGTCCCGCCGCCGAACGCCTCTCCGACCTGCACATCTACTACGGCGCGGTACGTCAGCTCCAGGCCGGCGGTGGCCTCTACTCGTACGTCGCGGAAAACGGCGGCCCCTTCACGTACCCGCCGTTCGCGGCGATCCTGCTGGGGCCGGTCGGCCTGCTCTCCGAGACCACCGTCCAGTTCGGCTGGTTGACGGCCACCGGCGCGGCGGTCGTGGTCATCGCGGTGGCCCTGGGCCGCACGGGGGTCTTCCCCGCCCACCGGCGGCAGGTGGCGGTGGCGGCCACCGCCTGCGTCCTGCTGTTGTCCGCCCCGGTGCAGAGCAACCTGCGTTTCGGCCAGGTGAGCATCTTCCTCGTGGCGCTCGCGTTCGTCGACGGGCTGGCGCTCACCCCCGCCCGGGTCCGGGGCGCCCTGATCGGGCTCGCCGCCGCCGTCAAGCTGACCCCCCTGATCTTCGTGGTCTACCTGCTGGTCGCCGGTCGGTGGCGGGACGCGGCCCGCTCGGTGGCGGTCTTCGTCGGCTGCGCGCTCGCCGCCGCCGTGGCGCTGCCCGCCGAGAGTCGGACGTTCTGGACCGCCGCCATGTTCGACACGTCCCGTATCGGCAACCTCGCCTCACTGGGCAACCATTCCGTGCACGGCATGCTGCTGCGGCTCGGGGTGCCGGCCGACACGCTGCCGCTGCTGTGGGCGACGCTGGTGGCGGTCGTCTGCGGGGTGGCCCTGCTGCGGGCCCGGCAGTTGTGCCACGACGGGCGGTCGACGCACGCGGTGGTGCTGGTCGGTTGCGCCTCGGTGGCGGCGTCGCCGGTGTCCTGGACCCATCACCAGATCTGGCCGGTGCTGGCGGCGATGTTGCTGGTCGGGGCGCGGGGCGTGGCGCAGCGGGTCGCGGGCGGTGGGCTGCTCGCCGTCCTGGTGCTGTCGTTGGGGGTGCTGCTGAGCCGGGTCTCGCCGACGCCGGGCGCGCAGTTCGTCTTCGAGAACGCCCGCACGGTGGGCACCGTCGCCCTCTGCCTGGTCGGCTTCGGGGGGGTCGCGGTCGCGGCGGCCGGCGCGCTCCCGGCCAGCCGACGGCGGGGGTCGGCGCGGGCCGTGGTGGCTGTCGTGGCGGCGTTGACCGTCGTCGCCGTGCAGCCGTTGCCGGCCGGCGCCGACCCGACGTTCAAGGCGTACACCGGAGCGGATCTCGACAACCCACGCTACTTCTTCGTCTGCCGCAGTGAGCCGCAGTGCGGCGCGCTCGGCGCGGCGGCCCGGCCGATCGTCTTCGGCCTGGCCACCGAGCGGACGAAGGTGCGGGTGAACGGGGTGGTCGACGGGTCGGTGGCCCGGCTGGAGTACCGCTCCGCCCCGGGCGGTCCGCCCCGGGCCGTCCCGCTGGTGGAGGCGTACCCGGGGCAGCGGCTCTTCTCGTTCCGCAGCGCCACCCTGTCGTACGGGCGGCTGGTCGCCTACGACGCCGGCGGCGCTCCGATCGCCACGTACACGGAGTTCCGGTCGGGGTGA
- a CDS encoding NAD(P)H-dependent oxidoreductase produces MTRIGIIIGSTRPGRNGEQVAKWVFDLASRRDDAEFELVDLLDYPLPHLDEPVPASLGQYQNEHTKQWAAKIASFDGFVIVTPEYNHSTSGVLKNAIDYLFAEWNNKAVGFVSYGSAGGARAVEHLRLVAGELKMADVRQQVVLSLATEFENYSVFKPGEYNVPAVDILLDEVIAWSQALAPLRATA; encoded by the coding sequence ATGACCCGTATCGGGATCATCATCGGCAGCACCCGCCCCGGCCGTAACGGCGAGCAGGTCGCCAAGTGGGTGTTCGACCTGGCCTCGCGCCGCGACGACGCCGAGTTCGAGCTGGTCGACCTGCTCGACTACCCGCTGCCGCACCTCGACGAGCCGGTGCCGGCGTCGCTGGGGCAGTACCAGAACGAGCACACCAAGCAGTGGGCCGCCAAGATCGCCTCGTTCGACGGTTTCGTCATCGTCACCCCGGAGTACAACCACAGCACGTCCGGCGTGCTGAAGAACGCCATCGACTACCTCTTCGCCGAGTGGAACAACAAGGCCGTCGGCTTCGTCTCGTACGGCTCCGCCGGTGGCGCGCGCGCCGTCGAGCACCTGCGCCTGGTCGCCGGTGAGCTGAAGATGGCCGACGTCCGCCAGCAGGTGGTGCTCTCCCTGGCCACCGAGTTCGAGAACTACAGCGTGTTCAAGCCGGGCGAGTACAACGTGCCGGCCGTGGACATCCTCCTCGACGAGGTGATCGCCTGGAGCCAGGCGCTCGCCCCGCTGCGCGCCACCGCCTGA
- a CDS encoding MarR family winged helix-turn-helix transcriptional regulator encodes MTSEEPLRQGPLTPDEEAFLRAFARTIITVPRALDADLLREQSMSMSEYTVLRLLSEAPDRRLRMNDLAAGAALSLSGTSRIVDRLAAQRLVRRERCPSDRRGYHAVLTDAGLDRLRRAWPTHLESVRRHVFDHLRAADLAAFTTALTRFAPGVPGPGSADQSADVRGQLGPR; translated from the coding sequence GTGACGAGTGAGGAGCCGCTCCGGCAGGGCCCGTTGACGCCCGACGAGGAGGCGTTCCTGCGCGCCTTCGCCCGGACGATCATCACCGTCCCCCGGGCGCTCGACGCCGACCTGCTGCGCGAGCAGTCCATGTCGATGAGCGAGTACACCGTCCTGCGGCTGCTCTCCGAAGCGCCCGACCGGCGGTTGCGGATGAACGACCTGGCCGCCGGCGCCGCCCTGTCGCTGAGCGGGACGAGCCGGATCGTCGACCGGTTGGCGGCCCAGCGGCTGGTCCGTCGGGAGCGCTGCCCGAGCGACCGCCGGGGCTACCACGCCGTGCTCACCGACGCCGGCCTGGACCGGTTGCGCCGGGCCTGGCCGACCCACCTGGAGAGCGTACGGCGGCACGTCTTCGACCACCTCCGGGCCGCCGACCTGGCCGCGTTCACCACCGCGCTGACCCGTTTCGCCCCGGGCGTCCCGGGCCCCGGCTCAGCCGACCAGTCGGCGGACGTCCGGGGGCAGCTCGGACCACGGTAG
- a CDS encoding PRC-barrel domain-containing protein, with product MTTDRRPPRVSDLIGVPVAGPDGRRLGRVVDVVAEADRQGRLRLTGVLVTRGPWGRLLGYERDGVSGPWLVEAVARWIIRRRVTRLPWSELPPDVRRLVG from the coding sequence GTGACGACTGACCGACGCCCGCCCCGGGTCAGCGACCTGATCGGCGTCCCGGTGGCCGGCCCGGACGGCCGGCGGCTCGGCCGGGTCGTCGACGTGGTGGCCGAGGCGGACCGGCAGGGCCGGCTGCGGTTGACCGGCGTCCTGGTCACCCGGGGGCCGTGGGGCCGGCTGCTCGGCTACGAACGGGACGGGGTGAGCGGGCCGTGGCTGGTGGAGGCCGTGGCACGGTGGATCATCCGCCGCCGGGTCACCCGGCTACCGTGGTCCGAGCTGCCCCCGGACGTCCGCCGACTGGTCGGCTGA
- a CDS encoding divalent metal cation transporter, producing MRRPFAVTLGVLSAVGGFVDVGDIVSASQAGSRFGLAHTWVLLVGVVGICVYAEMAGRVTAISNRPVFDLVRERLGPRVAMLSLVSSYLVTLLTLAAEIGGVTLALQLLSGAPYLLWAPLVALLLWLALWRVRFALLERIFGFAGLALIVLLVAAVPLGPPVHELSRQVVATTLPPTEDWPTYWYFAVAIFASAMTPYEMFFFSSGGVEERWTARELAVSRANALVGFPLGGVLAFGLLASAAVVFAPAGVAVDTVGQAVLPAGLAFGVVGLALAIIGVFAATFGAAMETSLSAGYTVAQYFGWSWGKYLRPRQAARFHTVLLVGILVAVATLCTTVDPVRLTEYMLILNAVILPLTYLPVLVVANDRGYLGDRVNGRLANTMGLVYLVVVVVAAVAAIPLLVVSGAGR from the coding sequence GTGCGCAGGCCGTTCGCCGTCACCCTGGGCGTGCTCTCCGCGGTCGGTGGCTTCGTCGACGTCGGCGACATCGTCTCGGCGTCCCAGGCGGGCAGCCGCTTCGGGCTCGCCCATACCTGGGTGCTGCTGGTCGGCGTGGTCGGCATCTGCGTCTACGCGGAGATGGCCGGCCGGGTCACCGCGATCAGCAACCGACCGGTCTTCGACCTGGTACGGGAACGGCTCGGCCCCCGGGTGGCGATGCTCAGCCTGGTCAGCTCGTACCTGGTCACGCTGCTCACCCTGGCGGCCGAGATCGGCGGGGTCACGCTGGCCCTGCAACTGCTCAGCGGCGCCCCCTACCTGCTGTGGGCGCCGTTGGTGGCCCTGCTGCTCTGGTTGGCGTTGTGGCGGGTCCGGTTCGCGCTGCTCGAACGGATCTTCGGCTTCGCCGGTCTCGCCCTGATCGTCCTGCTGGTGGCGGCGGTCCCGCTCGGGCCACCGGTCCACGAGCTGTCCCGGCAGGTCGTCGCCACCACCCTGCCGCCGACCGAGGACTGGCCGACCTACTGGTACTTCGCGGTGGCGATCTTCGCCTCCGCGATGACCCCGTACGAGATGTTCTTCTTCTCCTCCGGCGGTGTGGAGGAACGGTGGACGGCCCGGGAACTGGCCGTCAGCCGGGCCAACGCGCTCGTCGGGTTTCCGCTCGGCGGGGTGCTGGCGTTCGGGCTGCTCGCCAGCGCGGCGGTGGTGTTCGCGCCGGCGGGGGTCGCGGTGGACACCGTCGGCCAGGCGGTGCTCCCCGCCGGCCTGGCGTTCGGCGTCGTCGGCCTGGCGCTGGCGATCATCGGGGTGTTCGCGGCCACCTTCGGCGCGGCGATGGAGACCAGCCTCTCCGCCGGCTACACGGTGGCCCAGTACTTCGGCTGGTCCTGGGGGAAGTACCTGCGGCCCCGGCAGGCGGCGCGGTTCCACACCGTGCTGCTGGTCGGCATCCTCGTCGCGGTGGCGACCCTGTGCACCACCGTCGACCCGGTGCGGCTCACCGAGTACATGCTGATCCTCAACGCGGTGATCCTGCCGCTGACGTACCTGCCGGTGCTGGTCGTCGCCAACGACCGGGGCTATCTCGGCGACCGGGTCAACGGCCGACTGGCCAACACGATGGGGCTGGTCTACCTGGTGGTCGTGGTGGTGGCCGCGGTCGCCGCGATCCCGCTGCTGGTCGTCAGCGGCGCGGGGCGGTGA
- a CDS encoding maleylpyruvate isomerase family mycothiol-dependent enzyme has translation MSDLVLTEKRGLTAGPEMIAATLTRQRSNFLRLLAKLDADAWAAPSRCSAWSVHDVVGHVINVAELHVGLLGGGQDMERFLRHGPFSPATTPALWLADSPRQSPEATVQTLADLVDREQELFSARMAGPDGPLMPAPSGRLLHWSTRTLHMMWDAWIHERDVALALGLEPESRVEDFPLVTMYGLLLAGGVGVIGGQPPATVLALRDAAVSRYEIGVVDDDVFVAAGVDAEPDGHGDTAEVLDSLTGREPDLLRALTAPEPVIRSLGVLRHVM, from the coding sequence TTGTCTGATCTTGTACTCACCGAGAAGCGTGGTCTGACAGCCGGACCCGAGATGATCGCCGCGACGCTGACCCGTCAGCGGTCCAACTTCCTCCGGCTGCTGGCGAAGCTCGACGCCGACGCCTGGGCCGCCCCGTCCCGGTGTTCGGCCTGGTCGGTGCACGACGTGGTCGGTCACGTGATCAACGTCGCCGAGCTGCACGTCGGTCTGCTCGGGGGCGGCCAGGACATGGAGCGTTTCCTGCGGCACGGCCCGTTCTCACCGGCCACCACCCCGGCGCTGTGGTTGGCGGACTCGCCCCGGCAGAGCCCGGAGGCCACCGTGCAGACCCTGGCGGACCTGGTGGACCGGGAGCAGGAGCTGTTCTCGGCCCGGATGGCCGGGCCGGACGGCCCGCTGATGCCCGCGCCGAGCGGGCGGCTCCTGCACTGGTCGACGCGGACCCTGCACATGATGTGGGACGCCTGGATCCACGAGCGGGACGTGGCGTTGGCGCTCGGCCTGGAGCCGGAGTCCCGGGTCGAGGACTTCCCCCTGGTCACCATGTACGGGCTGCTGCTGGCCGGTGGTGTCGGCGTGATCGGTGGTCAGCCGCCGGCCACGGTGCTCGCGCTGCGGGACGCCGCCGTGTCCCGGTACGAGATCGGCGTGGTCGACGACGACGTGTTCGTGGCGGCGGGCGTCGACGCCGAGCCGGACGGGCACGGCGACACGGCCGAGGTGCTGGACAGCCTCACCGGTCGCGAGCCGGATCTGCTGCGGGCGTTGACCGCGCCGGAGCCGGTGATCCGGTCGCTGGGGGTGCTGCGGCACGTGATGTGA
- a CDS encoding sugar ABC transporter permease yields MLTPYLVGLVGLVLLPAAVTLGLAFTEYDLLRPPTFVGWDNVRELASDPVFRVALTNSLVFALVAVPLRLLLALGLALLLHRRAPAVGAARTAAALPTAVPEIAYGLLWLWLLNPLYGPVNQVLRLGGENGLTVLGRTPPQWLTDPTDARAAIVAMSVFTIGETFLVLLAARRALPADVYEMAAIEDATGWDVFRRITLPLMAPVLGLLVARDAIGSLQFSFVPAFVVTDGGPPPYATTYLSLFVYRTAFEYLRYGYAAAATLVMVLLTGAAVVAQWRLIRRYRGFYGV; encoded by the coding sequence ATGCTGACGCCGTACCTGGTCGGGCTGGTCGGGTTGGTGCTGCTGCCGGCGGCGGTCACCCTGGGGCTGGCGTTCACCGAGTACGACCTGCTGCGTCCGCCGACGTTCGTCGGCTGGGACAACGTCCGGGAGCTGGCCAGCGACCCGGTCTTCCGGGTGGCGTTGACCAACTCGTTGGTGTTCGCCCTGGTGGCGGTGCCGTTGCGGCTGCTGTTGGCGCTCGGGCTGGCGTTGCTGCTGCACCGGCGGGCCCCGGCGGTGGGCGCCGCGCGTACCGCCGCCGCGCTGCCCACGGCGGTGCCGGAGATCGCTTACGGGCTGCTCTGGTTGTGGCTGCTGAACCCGCTGTACGGCCCGGTGAACCAGGTGTTGCGGCTGGGCGGGGAGAACGGGCTGACCGTGCTGGGGCGGACCCCGCCGCAGTGGCTGACCGACCCGACCGACGCGCGGGCGGCGATCGTGGCGATGAGCGTGTTCACCATCGGGGAGACGTTCCTGGTGCTGCTGGCCGCCCGCCGGGCGCTGCCCGCCGACGTGTACGAGATGGCGGCGATCGAGGACGCCACCGGCTGGGACGTGTTCCGCCGGATCACCCTGCCGCTGATGGCTCCGGTGCTGGGCCTGCTGGTGGCGCGGGACGCCATCGGTAGTCTCCAGTTCTCGTTCGTCCCCGCGTTCGTGGTGACCGACGGCGGCCCGCCCCCGTACGCGACCACGTACCTGTCGTTGTTCGTCTACCGGACCGCCTTCGAGTACCTGCGGTACGGCTACGCGGCGGCGGCGACCCTGGTGATGGTCCTGCTGACCGGGGCGGCGGTGGTGGCGCAGTGGCGGCTGATCCGCCGGTACCGGGGGTTCTACGGGGTCTGA
- a CDS encoding ABC transporter ATP-binding protein has protein sequence MSAPGLALTGVCAAYRGTRVLHDVDLTVARGELLVVLGPSGAGKSTVLRVTAGLEPVTAGRVAVAGRDVTGLRPGLRDVSMVFQSYALFPHLSVAENIAFGLQVRDVPRAAARQRARAAAETVGCADLLGRRPGQLSGGERQRVALARALVREPAVFLLDEPLSNLDQALRVQMRAELRALHDRLGATMVHVTHDQTEALVLADRIAVLRAGRVEQVGTPEQIWRAPASVFVARFVGSPAMNLLPAGALTPTGDPPPGADGQLGFRAEVVRLAAPTPAGDAAAGDGRVAGGAGDGGPAVVDRVEVVGEDAYAYLTLAGGHPVVARVPAARRPAVGAAVRVTVRWPDVHVFDPETGLRRGPG, from the coding sequence TTGAGCGCGCCGGGACTGGCCCTGACCGGTGTGTGCGCCGCGTACCGGGGCACGCGGGTGCTGCACGACGTCGACCTCACGGTGGCGCGTGGGGAGCTGCTGGTGGTGCTCGGCCCGTCCGGGGCGGGCAAGTCGACGGTGCTGCGGGTGACGGCCGGGCTGGAGCCGGTCACCGCCGGCCGGGTCGCCGTCGCCGGGCGGGACGTCACCGGCCTGCGTCCGGGCCTGCGCGACGTCTCCATGGTCTTCCAGTCGTACGCGCTGTTCCCGCACCTGAGCGTCGCCGAGAACATCGCCTTCGGCCTCCAGGTGCGCGACGTGCCCCGTGCGGCGGCCCGGCAGCGGGCCCGCGCCGCGGCCGAGACGGTGGGCTGCGCGGACCTGCTCGGTCGCCGTCCCGGGCAGCTCTCCGGCGGGGAGCGGCAGCGGGTGGCGCTGGCCCGGGCCCTGGTCCGCGAGCCGGCCGTGTTCCTGCTCGACGAGCCGCTGTCCAACCTGGACCAGGCGTTGCGGGTGCAGATGCGTGCCGAGCTGCGCGCCCTGCACGACCGGCTCGGCGCGACGATGGTGCACGTCACCCACGACCAGACCGAGGCGCTGGTGCTGGCCGACCGGATCGCGGTGCTGCGCGCCGGCCGGGTCGAGCAGGTCGGCACGCCGGAGCAGATCTGGCGGGCCCCGGCCAGCGTGTTCGTGGCCCGGTTCGTCGGGTCACCGGCGATGAACCTGCTCCCGGCGGGCGCGTTGACCCCGACCGGTGACCCGCCGCCGGGGGCGGACGGGCAGCTCGGCTTCCGGGCCGAGGTGGTCCGGCTGGCCGCTCCCACCCCGGCCGGCGACGCGGCAGCCGGGGACGGTCGGGTCGCCGGGGGCGCCGGCGACGGCGGGCCGGCGGTGGTGGACCGGGTCGAGGTGGTCGGCGAGGACGCGTACGCCTATCTGACGCTGGCCGGCGGGCATCCGGTGGTGGCCCGGGTCCCGGCCGCGCGTCGACCCGCCGTCGGGGCGGCCGTGCGGGTCACCGTCCGCTGGCCCGACGTGCACGTCTTCGACCCGGAGACCGGCCTGCGGCGCGGGCCGGGATGA